The Candidatus Thiopontia autotrophica region AATAACAGTAAAAACGCAGACCTGACCCCACTAGTCATTGAGAATATCCATATACTCCGCCACCCCTTCCTCAACAGTCATGAATTGCTTGGAGTATCCGGCACTGCGCAGGTTGCTGATATCTGCCTCGGTAAAGCTCTGGTAGGCGCCTTTGAGGTGGTCCGGGAATGGAATGTACTCAATCTCCCCCTTTCCGTGCCAATCGATCACTGCATTGGCCATATCATTGAATGATTGCGAACGTCCTGTTCCCAAATTAAAGATTCCCGATCTGTCTGGATTATCCATAAACCAGAGATTCACTTTCACTGCATCTCCCACATAGACAAAGTCTCGACGCTGCTCCCCATCCCCATAGCCATCACAACCGGCAAACAGTTTGGCGATGCCACCATCCTTGAGCTGATTATTAAAGTGGAATGCCGTACTCGACATAGTCCCTTTGTGCTGCTCACGCGGACCATAGACATTGAAGTAGCGGAAGCCAACCACCTGGCTCTTCATCTCAGTCTGTAGCCTTCTCACATACTGATCAAACTGGAATTTGGAGTAGGCGTACATATTGATCGGATGCTCGTGCTGCCGATCCTCCACAAAGGTGGTTCCCGCCCCATAGACCGAGGCAGAGGAGGCATAGAGATACTGCACCCCCCGCTTGAGGCACCAGTGAAGTAGTGATTTGGAGTATTCGTAGTTGTTCTTCATCACGAAGTGGCCATCCCACTCTGTGGTGGCTGAGGTCGCCCCCTCATGAAAGATTGCCTGGACATCACCAAACTCATCGTCATTATTGATCCGATCGATAAAATCCAGACGATCCATATAGTCAGCAATATCAAGATCGGCCAGATTGCGCATCTTGTGGCCATTGGTGAGATTGTCAACCACCAGAATATCGGTCTCACCACGCTCATTGAGAGCCTTGACAATATTACTGCCGATAAATCCGGCTCCACCTGTGACTATAATCATTCTTCTGTTCCCTTCATTCTCTCAATCATTGAGGTTGTGGAGTGTCCCTCTACAAATTTCAATATCTCTACTGAGCCCCCATTGGCTATCACGCATTCGCCTCCTGCAACCTCTTCTGGTCTGTAGTCCCCTCCCTTTACTATCATGTCTGGCAGGACTCTGCAGTAGAGTCGTTCCGGGGTCTCCTCGGTAAATGGAACCACCCAATCGACGCTCTCCAATGCAGCCAAGACTGTCATCCGCTGCTCTATCCCATTAATTGGACGGCTCACTCCATTCACATCGCCCTTGAGCTGCCTAACCGACTCATCCGAGTTGACTGCAACTATCAGGCGGTTCCCCAGTTTTCTCGCCTCTGCAAGATAAGTTACATGGCCGGTGTGGAGCAGGTCGAAACAGCCGTTTGTCATCACCACCTTCTCTCCTCGCGCATGTGCATACTCAATGGCCTGCTGCAGCTCATCCTCGGTGAGGATGCCAAAACCACCCTCTTCCGGATCGTGAGCGGCATGGTGCAGCTCTGCAACGGTGGTGGTTGCGGTACCCAATTTTCCGACCACAATTCCAGCCGCAAGGTTAGCCGTCGCCACCGCATCCTGACGTGTTGCCCCTGCTGCCAGCCCTGCGGCAATAGTTGCAATTACGGTATCTCCCGCACCGGTTACATCATAGACCTCACGGGCATGGGTTGGGTGGTGGAAAGGCCCATCCCCCTCTTCTGAACCAGGACAGAGCAGCGTCATTCCATCCTCACCACGGGTGATCAGCAGAGCATCCATCACCAGCTGCTGGCGAAGCTGCTCACCCTTTTCTACAACATCCTCGTTGCCACTACATGTCCCAACCACAGCCTCAAATTCAGAAAAGTTTGGGGTCATCAGGGTGGCGCCACGATATTTGGAAAAATCATCCCCCTTGGGGTCAATTAATACCTCTTTTCCTGCGGAACGTGCTAGCTGAATCATGGTCTGCACATCGCTCAATGTACCCTTGCCATAATCAGAGAGGACTACCACATCGTGCTGCTCCAGTTGTCTCTTGTAACGCTCCAGCATCGCCTCCAGTGAGAGCTGGTCAAAACGGTTCTCGAAGTCGAGCCGAATCAGCTGCTGATGACGGCTAAGCACTCTCAGTTTGGTAGAGGTACGAACCCCCTCCTCCTGCTGGAAGTCACACTGAACCCCATGCTCAGTCAATGCTCTCTGCAGACTATCCCCCTCGGTGTCTCTTCCCACCACACCCAACAGGGTAACTGCACCGCCCAATGAGGCAATATTGA contains the following coding sequences:
- the rfaD gene encoding ADP-glyceromanno-heptose 6-epimerase; the encoded protein is MIIVTGGAGFIGSNIVKALNERGETDILVVDNLTNGHKMRNLADLDIADYMDRLDFIDRINNDDEFGDVQAIFHEGATSATTEWDGHFVMKNNYEYSKSLLHWCLKRGVQYLYASSASVYGAGTTFVEDRQHEHPINMYAYSKFQFDQYVRRLQTEMKSQVVGFRYFNVYGPREQHKGTMSSTAFHFNNQLKDGGIAKLFAGCDGYGDGEQRRDFVYVGDAVKVNLWFMDNPDRSGIFNLGTGRSQSFNDMANAVIDWHGKGEIEYIPFPDHLKGAYQSFTEADISNLRSAGYSKQFMTVEEGVAEYMDILND
- the hldE gene encoding bifunctional D-glycero-beta-D-manno-heptose-7-phosphate kinase/D-glycero-beta-D-manno-heptose 1-phosphate adenylyltransferase HldE codes for the protein MLDRYWSGGAERVSPEAPVPVVQISEIEERPGGAGNVALNIASLGGAVTLLGVVGRDTEGDSLQRALTEHGVQCDFQQEEGVRTSTKLRVLSRHQQLIRLDFENRFDQLSLEAMLERYKRQLEQHDVVVLSDYGKGTLSDVQTMIQLARSAGKEVLIDPKGDDFSKYRGATLMTPNFSEFEAVVGTCSGNEDVVEKGEQLRQQLVMDALLITRGEDGMTLLCPGSEEGDGPFHHPTHAREVYDVTGAGDTVIATIAAGLAAGATRQDAVATANLAAGIVVGKLGTATTTVAELHHAAHDPEEGGFGILTEDELQQAIEYAHARGEKVVMTNGCFDLLHTGHVTYLAEARKLGNRLIVAVNSDESVRQLKGDVNGVSRPINGIEQRMTVLAALESVDWVVPFTEETPERLYCRVLPDMIVKGGDYRPEEVAGGECVIANGGSVEILKFVEGHSTTSMIERMKGTEE